The genomic interval ggttttctttgtaattgcaattttttttttttttgggtcatcTCAGCAATTaatattgtttcttttcttgcagAGAAGAATGGTCTATGTATTGCATCGCCGGATTGAAACTTTTGAGCAATCAATATGGCTTCCCTTATTATGGAGAATGGTTTCTGTGTTGCAGTGGTGCACATACAATGGAATCGTATTTGCCATTGACTGAACTGTCTAGAGATTTTGAGTGGAGGAGTTTTCCTTTTCCTCTTTCTAAAAATGTTGTTGCCAGGGCGATTTTGAATTTGGGACATTATTTTGAGTTATGATATAATCTGAGCAGTTGTTACCTtactgtttttttatttttttgggggattaaaaaaaaaaaaaagataaagatttGACCTGAGTATACGTCTATGTTCTGTAGTTGCTGTTTGCTGAACTGTCGAGATTTTGGGTGGAGGAGCTAAAAATGTTAGAGCAATTTTGAATCTCTGAAGGTTATTACCTTActgtttttatttggttgagaTAAAGATTTAACCTGAGTTTACATCTTTGTTTCATAATTGCATGGTGGCTCTAATTTCTGCCGATATATGATAATTCTTCTCCGGTTATCAAACACTTTGCAAATTACAGCCCAGTCGAGCAAAGTTAGAAGCAAAATGTATCATATATGACGAGTCTGTACAGGGCTGGCTCAATGGCATGGATCAAAAAGAAGGGATGAGACCCGAAGATGGCGAAGAGTTGGACCAGGTATTGTGCCAATTTATGCTCACTAACAACACGATTGAAAAAGGGAACTATTGATCATGAATCGAGTTTGGAGAATGCATGTTTACAAGTAGCAATTGGTTAACATTCTTTTAAGCACCAAACAGAATCTTGTAAAAAGACTTTCTTCACCGTGGTAAGCATTTcacatgtttttattttttcgaaTGATACCCTTTCCTCTTAAAAGATAGATGGATTCACTTCAATCCAACTACAGCCTGTCTTCTTCTTCAACCCCATGCGTCTTATCTCATCACGGATCTTATTAGTATCCTCCCATCTATCAGCACCAGCAAAAGTGTTTGACATTAATGCAAAAGTCCCAACGTTAACTCCCTTCTTGTTGACAAGGTCTTGCCTGATTCGATCAAACATCTCATCATTCCGATGAATTCTACAAGCATTCAGTAAAGCTCCCCAAACTGACCACTCAGCTTCGATTGGCATCTCTCTAAAGAAAGCCTCTGCTTCCTCCAAGAGTCCAGCTCTGCCATACATATCAACAACACAGGCATAATGCTGCATTTGGGGCACAATCTCGTAAACAGTGCTCATAGCTTTAAAAAGTATCAATCCTTGATCAACAAGGCCACCATGACTACATGCGGATATCAATGCGATGAAGGTTACATCATCAGGAAAAACCGCATTAATGATCATCAAAGAAAAGAGCTGCAAAGCTTGCCTGCCACAGCCGTTCATGGCCAAGCCACTAATTACAGTACTCCATGAGATCTTATCCTTGTATGCAAGCATATTAAAGACTTGAATTGCTATACCCACATCACCACATTTAACATACATGTTAATCACAGCGTTCCCCACAAGATTGCTCACAGAAAGATCATATCGAGTACTTATATAGGAATGCACATACTTACCAAAACTCAATGCACTAATCGATGAACATGCTGACAATACATTGACAAGAGTGGCCTCATTAGGCTCAGCTTCCTTTGTTTTCTCCATTTCTTGAAAAACACTCACTGCTTCTTTACAAAATCCTCTTTCTGCATAACCTCCTATCATTGTAGTCCAAGAAACCACATTTCTCTTAGGCATTTTCACAAACAAGTAACCACAACTCGCCAATGACCCACATCTTATATAAAAATCCAATATTGCATTATccaaaataatgttattttcatttaaattccTCAAGCTATGTGCATGAATAGCTTTGCCTAATTTATGGGACACTAAACTAGAACAAGCAGATAAAACACTAACAAGTGTATTAGCATTAGGCTTAACATCTATCCCACAAAACATATCAATGGCTTCTTTATGAAAACCACATTTAGAAAGCCCAGAAATGATAGTAGTCCAAGAAACAACATCTGGGAAAACTACagagttaaaaatttgatgggcagaaaaaatatcttttacaGTTACGTAAAAGTGAAGCAATGAGTTCTGGATGAATATATCATGCAAATGGCCATATTCTATGACATGGGCATGAATCTCTAGGGCTTTTTGGTGTGGATGGGCTAAGGAACATGCCTTTAAGGCTTGAGTGAAGGTGTAGTGATTATATGAAGATGGGCAGCTGAGCATTTTGTTGTAGAGTGGAATTGCATTTTGTGGGGTGGATGATTGTGTTAGAAGTTTTAGCAATATGAAGATTTGGGCATGGATTTGGTTTAGTTGTTTGAAACTGAGTGTGGGTTTTAGTGACTTTAGGCCGTTTACGGACATGTCAAAATTGTACAAGAAGAACAACTAATGTGGAGATCATGTGATGAACTAAAGCCATATTGTATCCATATTGCCTTTTCTCACCAAGGatgctaaatattttttcgTCCTATAGATAAGCTACGCTAgctcttttcttctttatagCCAATTTGATAAACGTTAAGCctaacataaatatataataatctctttatgaaagcctaaatatataattaatacgcacgatatgaattaatttgaattaaatcaTTACTAGCTTCGTTATTCTAAGTGATTATATGCTATGTGatgaaaaactttttattaaactcttgGATTTAAGAATtcctatattatttttttttcaattacatGAGACTAATGCTCATATTataactcatattatatgatattacaattgatatttataatcagacAATTACTAGGACTAGTTTacattaattcttatataGTACTGCCTAGATTTAATTGACACAAGAAAGACCgattaataaaatctcttaGTTTGTAGGTGACAAGAACcttatatcaaataaaagagaacaaaagagacaaataatttttggaaaaaaggTCCTCCCAATTTGTTGAGACATACCAGTTCTTatagttgta from Citrus sinensis cultivar Valencia sweet orange chromosome 9, DVS_A1.0, whole genome shotgun sequence carries:
- the LOC112495636 gene encoding pentatricopeptide repeat-containing protein At1g08070, chloroplastic-like; amino-acid sequence: MSVNGLKSLKPTLSFKQLNQIHAQIFILLKLLTQSSTPQNAIPLYNKMLSCPSSYNHYTFTQALKACSLAHPHQKALEIHAHVIEYGHLHDIFIQNSLLHFYVTVKDIFSAHQIFNSVVFPDVVSWTTIISGLSKCGFHKEAIDMFCGIDVKPNANTLVSVLSACSSLVSHKLGKAIHAHSLRNLNENNIILDNAILDFYIRCGSLASCGYLFVKMPKRNVVSWTTMIGGYAERGFCKEAVSVFQEMEKTKEAEPNEATLVNVLSACSSISALSFAIQVFNMLAYKDKISWSTVISGLAMNGCGRQALQLFSLMIINAVFPDDVTFIALISACSHGGLVDQGLILFKAMSTVYEIVPQMQHYACVVDMYGRAGLLEEAEAFFREMPIEAEWSVWGALLNACRIHRNDEMFDRIRQDLVNKKGVNVGTFALMSNTFAGADRWEDTNKIRDEIRRMGLKKKTGCSWIEVNPSIF